The following DNA comes from Malania oleifera isolate guangnan ecotype guangnan chromosome 12, ASM2987363v1, whole genome shotgun sequence.
atttcattattattgttatccaAAGTCTTGATATTGTGTGCTAACTTGTTGTATGCAGGGTTTGATAACTCTAGAACCTAAATTATTGCCTATTGACCCTGAGATTAAGAGATCCCGTAGGTTGATTAGGAAGTCCACTTCGAGTACATAATTAGCTGAGTCCTCCAACTCTAAAGTCATGGCTGAATGGCAATCTGTTCTGGCTCTCaataatcaaaatcaaaatccagACCCTCCTACTCCCCATTGACCTGTGGTGGTGGAGCATCCTCTTTGGCCTCTGCGAGACTACTTCACTCCCAATGCATACACATCACCGTCTTGCATTTGGTTTCCGGATGTTAAGACAACACAATTTGAAATCAAGACCTCGATCATCTTGATGCTTCCTAACTTCTATGGGATTTTCACTAAAAATCCTTATAAGCATCTTGATGaattcctcaaaattttcttgaCCATCCACATCTCCAATTTTTGTGATGATGCCCTCTCCTTTAGGCTATTCATGTTCTCTTTTAAGGACAAAGCCAAGTAGTGGCTAAATTCTTTAGAGCCAAACTCGGTGACCACCTGGGCCATCATGCCACATGAAATTCTTAAAAAATACTTCCCTATTGGGAAGACTAATCAGCTTAGGAAGGTTATCACTAGTTTTTCCTAGATGAAGGATGAGCAATTCTTCGAGACTTGGGAGCATTTTAGGGACTTTCTGCGTAAATGTCCACATCATCAAGTCCCTAGATGGCAACTATTCCAAACGTTCGATGAGATAATAGCTGAGCGTGATCGATCTATGGTCAACACATCCTGTGGAGGTACCTTCCTAACAAAGCATGAGAATGAGACTTGGACTCTTTTTGAGACCTTTGCTGAGAATTCTTAAAAACACACCATTGCTGCTCGTaaaacttcccaaacttcttcTTCCTATTCCAAGGGGGTTTAAGAGTTAGTAGCCGGCCATGAGCTTGCACCCATTTTGCACACTATTCTCAAGAAACTTGATCAGGTCTTTTCCTTAAGACAACCATCTCAGCCGGTAGCATGTGCGAAGTTGTGCATCATATGCTCCAACCCATATCATACTTATTACACTTGTCCCCATTTGCTTCTCATACATAAGGTTGTGCAAGAGGAAGTTAAGTCTACCCACAATTGGTACAATACATCAGCTAATGATCCATATTCCACTATGTACAATCCTAGGTAGGGTTgaaatcctaacttctcctagagGCATCAAGCTCTAGGATTTCTAATCCCAAGacctcaaaaatcacaaaatgcTCTTCCTCGTCAACCTTTTTAAAATCCAAATCATAAAAATCTTAGCATGCTTGCTCTCCGTCACCAAGCTTATCAACCACCACCTCCTTAAGAAGCTCTATATGATTGttcttttcaaaatatagtgTTGAAAGCCCTTAAGGGTAACGAGGCAGATCGTTAGGGTCGATCGGAAACTAATCCATTCCCATTCCCAGTCCATAGTGAAGCTAGAGGCCACCTTGGGCCAACTAGCTACATCCGTGAGTAGGCGAGAAGAGGGTAAGTTGCCAAGTCAGTCCTTTATCAACCTAAAACATCAATATGGGGTAGAGAGTGATCCAACTTCCAgttatttgatttaccatgagcAAGCCCAAGCCGTGACCACCCTTAGAAGTGGCAAGGAGGTAGACAACAAGGTCAAGGAGAAGTCAGACTTAGGTAACGGTAAGGAAAAGATGACTGTATATCCCATTGTTGAACTATGTACCCCTTCTTCTTCCAATCTGGTGAGTGATCCCGTGATGCCTGCCTCCTCCAACGATTTCACATTGCCCCACTATATCCTTGCTATACCATTTCCCGTAGCTCTTCAATCAAATTCTAAGTCCAAGAAGAAAGCCAATGTAGAGTCCATGATGGTCACATTTAAGCAAGTCAAGATCAATCTTCCCCTCTTAGATGCAATTAAGAAAGTGTTGGCCTATGCAAAATTCCTTAAGGACCTATGCACTCAAAAGCGCAAATATCGGGTGCACATGAAGAAAAGAGCCTAGTTGACTGAGCATGCGAGCTCCATTTTTTAGGTCACATTCCCTCAAAGCATAAGGATCCCAACGCTACCACCATCTCATATGTGATCGAAGATTACACCATCTATAGGGCCCTTTTGGATTTGGGAGTGAGTGTGAACCTACTTCCTTATTTAGTCTATCGACAATTTGGTCTAGGAAAGCTTAAGCCTACCTCGGTCACTTTGAGCTTCCCTGACCGATTCGTGAAAGTTCCACAGGCTATTGTTGAGGATATCCTAGTGAAGGTCGATATGTTCTATTTACTAGTCGATTTTTTTTGTCTTAGACATGGAAATACCAACCTGGCCAAAAAATAGATCCCTATCCTCCTAGGTTGACCATTTTGAGCCATGGCTAATGCATGTATCCAGTGTAGGACCAATGTCATGGATATATCCTTCAGCAACATGAAGCTCAGGCTAAATGTTTTCCATGCCTCTCTAGTCCCATCTTATAATTTCTAATGCGTGGACGTAGATATGATTGACAAGTGTGTTGAGGAAGTTTCCCCCTCAATTCTTTTGAGGGACCCCTTTGAGGCTATGCTTCTACTTGATCGTCCTTTTATCTTAGGTCTAGAGGACTCGTGTGAGCATATTTTTGCTGTCTATGACTCAACCTTTAGCCTAGAGAAAAGGCATTGTAAAGCTAAATTTGAAACCCTTCCTACTCTTTCTAGCATTCCAGCACACCCTTCCATTGAGGTCCCACCATCACTTGAGTGGAAGCCCCTTCTAACTTCCCTCAAGTATGTCTTCTTAGGCCCCCACGAGACCCTGCCTATTATCTTTTCATCTAGTTTTACTAGTTCACACGAGTCTCGACTCATTAGTGTCCTGAAAAAATCTATTAGAGCCATAGGGTGGTCGGTGGCAGACCTTAAGGGTATAGATCCATCTATTTGTATGCATTGGATTCACCTTGAGTTGAATGTTAAACCTATTTGTGAGATGTAGTGGAGGTTAAACCCCAATATGAAGGATGTGGTGTTGAAGGAAGTGGTAAAACTCTTAGATTCTAGaataatatttcttatttcctaTAGTGAGTTTGTGAGCATCGCGCAAGTGGTTCCCAAGAAATCAGGAATCACAATTGTTGAAAATGATAAGGGTGAAGGTATCCCTACTCGCATCACTAGTGGGTGGCAAGTATGCTTCGATTACCAAAAACTCAATAACCTCACCTGCAAGGACCATTTCCCATTGCCATTCATTGATCAAATCCTAGAGAGGCTAGTGGGCCAaaacttttactattttttggATGGGTACTCCGGGTATAATCAAGTTACGGTCCACCTGGATGATCAAGAGACGACCGCCTTGACTTGCCCATCTGGGACCTTTGCCTATATGAGGATGCCTTTCAGGCTATGCAACACCTTGTGACTTTTCAACGGTGCATGCTAGCCATTTTCTCTGATATGGTTGAAAATATTCATGAGGTgttcatggatgacttttctatgTTTAGACCCTCCTTGGATGCATGCTTGGAAAACTTGTCCAAAGTTCTCTAAAGATGTATGGACACGAACTTAGTATTGACTTGGGAAAAGAGCCATTTTATGGTTCAAGAGGGCATATTGTTGGGACACATTGTTTCCACTCGGGGGATCGAAGTCGATAGAGTCAATGTAGATTTAATTAAAAAACTTCCTCCCCCTACCTCCATTAAACAAGTTCGATGATTCCTAGGGTATACCGGTTTCTACTAGTAATTCATTAAGGATTTTAGCAAAATTTCTTGGCCTTTGACCAATTTTTTAGTCAAAGATGCACCATTTGATTTCGATAAAGATTGTCTAATTGCATTCGAAACTCTTAGGACTCTTCTTTCTACCACTCTGATTATACAGCCCCCTAATTGGTCTCTCCCTTTTGAGAGGATATGCGATGCGTCGAATTACACTGTAGGGACTGTGTTGGCGCAAGGAGCTGACAAATTGTCCAATGTGATCTACTATATTAGTAAGACTCTTTAAGGACCTCAATTAAAATACACTACCATCGAGAAAGAGCTTCTAGCCATCGTCATCATGCTTAATAAGTTCCACTCTTATCTCCTAGGGTTAAAAGTCTTTGTTTATTCCAATCATGCTGCTTTACAATACCTTCTTATGAATAAAGAGATCAAAACTAGGTTTATTAGGTGGATTTTGCTCTTACACGAGTTCGATTATAAGATTCGGACATAAAATCACATAGCTGATCTTTTGTCTCGCATTCTAGTTAAGGGGTTTACCAACCCCTATCCAGTCTAGGACTCCTTCCTCGATGAGCATTTCTTTACAATGTCATCTTGAATTCCATGGTTCGTTATGATTTTGAACTACTTAGCCATGGGAGCCATTCCTCATGATTAGATACAGCGGGAGAAAGACAAGTTCTTCTCTTAAATAAGCCATTACATATGGGAAGAATCCTAACCTTTTCAAAATCTTCGTAGATTCAATCATTCAGCGATGTGTTCCTAAGAGTGGGTACCCCCACATAATTGAGTTCTATCATACCTTAGAGTGTAGTGGTCACTTTAGTGGAAAGAAAATGGCAGCTAAAGTGCTTCAAAGTAGATTCTTTTGGCCTACACTTTATAGGGATGCTCTGGAGTTTCGTAGTGCATGTTTGAGGTGTCAGCAGATCGAGAATATCTACTGGCACGACATTATACCTTTAAACCCCATTCTAGTGGTCAAACTCTTCGATGTGTGGGGGATCAACTTTATAGGTCCATTCCTTAATTCTAATGGGTACGAGTATATACATATGGCGGTGGACTATGTTTTGAAGTGGGTAGAGGCGGTCGCAACTAGGACCAATGAACATCAAGTGCTTGTTAAATTTCTTAAAGGTATCTTTAGTCATTTCACTTGCCCCCAAGCTATTATTAGCGATGAGGGAACTCATTTCCTCAATCGTCATTTTGCTGCACTCCTTTGCAAATATTCCATTACTCACAAGGTAGCCACTTCGTACTATCCGCAAACTAGTGGACAAGTTGAGGTATCGAACCATGAAATCAACAGCATCCTTGAGAAAACTGTGAGGATTGGTGATGCTTCATGGGCACATAGAACGGCCCACAAGACCCCTATTTGTATGTCCCTATATTGATTGGTATATGGTAAGGCCTGTCACTTCCCAATTGAGTTAGAGCATAGGGCCTATTGGGCGATTAATAAGTTCAACTTCGACATGGCCGTTGCCGATCCCATCACCACCTCCAACTCAATGAGTTGGAGGAGATCCGTAATGACTCTTATGAAAATGCCAATATCTATAAAGATAGGACCAAGTCTTTTCATGACAAACacattattttgaaaaccttcaAGCCTAACAAAAAAGTATGGCTTTTCAATTCGAGGCTGAAATTGTTCCCTAGTAAGTTGCAGTCTAGATGGCTTGATCCATATACTGTGACTCATGTGTTCCCGCATGGTACGATTGaaattgaagatctggagaccaACACCCTTTCCAAGGTGAATGGTCAGTGTCTTAAGCCTTGTATGGAAGGGGTTAGTGAATGACTCATGGAGGAAATTTCTGTTGGTGACTCGGTGAGTCCAATATGAGAATTTCTTGCGTTTGACTAAAGACAGTAAATTTAGTGCTTTTGGGAAGCAAACCAagttttcttcttattctttGTTTGTTTTTGAAAGTTTCTCTGTGTTGTACATTGGTTTAGGAGGATGCTATCTCTATTCCATGGTTTTACACATCTAGAGTAGGGATCCAGTCGAAAGATATACTGGGGTGGAGATGTCCCCAGTGAACCTAGTATAGTGACAAGGGCAAACCTTGAGGCCTATGATCGGGGTTCAAATACTCCGGTACCCCAAAATATGTGTCCCTGATCAACTGAGATAGGCACCATGTTCTTATGGCACAATTTCACCCCGAGCTTCGGTACAGGCTAGGACTATGTATGGATTATGGGCCTTTTTCGATGCTCCGCAGCACTAGCTCTTATGCCCACTTGGTCCACTTTAGGTTGTACATTGTAGGGTGTATTAAAGTCTACAATAATTAGATTAAGTTTTAGCATTAGTTACTCAATTAACCTAAGTACGACTAGGAGTTCCCTCTGGTGCGACTAGGTCTACCCCTATGGCCCCTACATAGAGAAATTTGGCATTCTTCACAAAATAGGTCGATTGTGGCTCGACCATCAATCCTTCAAAGTGCAACTAGGGCAACTTTGGGATTGGCCTTTAGCCCCAAATCCTAGGCCATCTTGACCAAGGTGTGACTAGATGCCCTCTTGCGCACTGCTTGGACGACCATTCTGTCCCCTTGAAgcctcaaattcaaaaatttcacaGAATGGGTCGACCCACGCGTGACCGTGCCTTCTTCAGGAGCGACTTGGTTGAAAGTTTAGGTTCCCTTTGGCCTCAATTTCCAACATATGATAGTTCTAGTCAACCAAAGCACGACCATCACAGCAGCTTGGTCACCTCTTTGTGTTCCATTTAGCATTGATTTAGCCAATCGACAAAATAAGTTGACCATCGCACGACCATCAAGCCTATCGGGTGTGAGCAGGTCAACAACCTATTTTCCACATTAAGTTGGGGGTCGACCAAGGGGTCAACCAGCCCTAATCTAGCGCGACCTAGTCGAAGGTGTTAGAGTCGATTTAAAAATCCTATTAAcccatgaaaccctaaaccctcattTCCTACTCTACTTTTGTTTGGCTCCAGCACCTCTCCCACGTGTGGAGACCATCTTCAGCCATCCTCCTCCATTCCTAACCATGATTTCCCCCCTGCATGATGAGTTGCTCTCTCAGTGCGACCTCATCCCTTCATCTCTTCCCTGTGTGACCTCGTCTTTTCTTCTAGGGGGTAAGATTTCCTTTCTTTGACTCTTTCTCATTCCTTAGGGTTTTGGCAAGTTACATTTCATTCTGAGAGTTTTTCTGGGGTGGGGAATTTAGGGTTTCATCAAGCCATGTGGCATTGGTGGTTGGGTGATATGTGTCTTAAGGTTCTACCACCATACTAGAAGTCTGCTTCACATTGATGCTATTGAATATGGGGTTCCTTGGTTTAATTGTGATGTCTATCATGATATCATATCGACACACTACCTATTTGCTTAAGTGTTAGGGTAATTTCCATGGAGTGGTCAATGCGTCTGATACTAATAGACTAAGTCATTTGTCACATTGCCATATCACATTGTTACTATGTGAAGTTGCTACATTTGAATTCCCATTAGGCTCATCATAATTTAATTATACGAGCAAAGGGACATATTCATCCTACCTTGTATATTCTAATCTTAGGTTGTGCAtctttgttgttgtttttgtctTTGCAGAGCTCTGTTACCATAACATGCCACACTGATGCTTGGGCTCCttctaagtagccctagtcctCTGGTGCAGCCGCCAAGAGGAAAAAGGTTGATAAACAACCATTGGATGAGTCTGCCTCCAATTTAGATAGGGCTCCACAAATAAAGGGCAAGAAAAGGGGTCGCACAACTCAGAATGAGTAGGAGAAGaagggaaaaggaaaaagggCTTAGCATATGACCCTTGGCGATTATGACTTCAAACCAATGTACACTGACAAGCTTGAGGAAACTTGGGTCCATCCTAGGAAGAAATATTGCATTGATGTGCTATAGAAGAGGAAATATGACCACTACATGACCCTACTGACTAATTTCTGTTATTTGTAGTTAGTTCGGGATTTTTACAAGAATGTGCGGCATAATCCCTCCACTAGCGTCTAGACTATTGAGATGCAAGGGATCTATTTTGAGCTGATTGATGAAGTCTTTGATACAGTAAGATTGCATGACTTGATTGATGACATCCCATGCTAGCCTCTTAACTCCATGATGTGCATCATATCATCTCCCAGATGTTTCATAGCATGTACTCTGATAGTGTTGGTTTTCAGAAGGGAACATGCATGGCCTAGATTCGGGTGCCATAATATTTGGTGTCGTTGGACTTGATTCTATAGCACATTATTTGCACTTTTGGGCATCATTCAGAGAGATAGGGGGTCCATCTCCAGGTATGATACGTGGTTCATCGACATATGGCCTATAATATCCCCAAAttgatattggaggatatgcttaCC
Coding sequences within:
- the LOC131143835 gene encoding uncharacterized protein LOC131143835, whose protein sequence is MAVDYVLKWVEAVATRTNEHQVLVKFLKGIFSHFTCPQAIISDEGTHFLNRHFAALLCKYSITHKVATSYYPQTSGQVEVSNHEINSILEKTVRIGDASWAHRTAHKTPIFQLRHGRCRSHHHLQLNELEEIRNDSYENANIYKDRTKSFHDKHIILKTFKPNKKVWLFNSRLKLFPSKLQSRWLDPYTVTHVFPHGTIEIEDLETNTLSKVNGQCLKPCMEGVSE